The Apium graveolens cultivar Ventura chromosome 10, ASM990537v1, whole genome shotgun sequence nucleotide sequence GGATACTGGCGGTAAATATTGGGTTTGGGGTATCGAAATGAGTGCAACATGAGAAGAAGGGTCTTACAATAACTACTTTTGGCCGATGTGAACGGGTAATTCCATGTGAATAAAATCACGGGCGGAGGTATTGTCTCGCTTATTTTTATTTTACCTATTTTTATATCATTATCTATAAATTTTTACTTAGATCACAAATATTTGTGCACACACAAGTCGGGGGTCTTTTGTGTACACCCTCCCGGCTGCGTACTGTACACCCTCTTCAGACACTGCAATAGACGGTATTATTGGATATGATGATGATTAAATTGCGGCGCACATGGTCTTATCATACTAAACTACAATcacaacttatcctattattaaaataaataaataaatagtattatatattCGCTAAACCACTAAATTGTTAAATTGTTTAATATAGtatatttattctactaaattacaaCCACagattattttataattattatatatttatataaatattttaaaattataatatgataatataaataaaaaatttaaatataaatggGAACTGTGCGATGCACGGAATTTAAGCATATAAAAACGGAAAAAACTGGTAAATAAAATGTCCAGACCATTCAATCGCCCTCTATGGTATAACAAATAGTTTTATTCTATTTTACACTTTTTCCTTCGATATAAACGAATCAGCCTAAAACCTACAAACTGGATCCAACAAGCATCAAAAATGGGCTTGGGCTTTACCCTCAACAGAAACAAAAGTTCATACACGAGAAACCACACGATTCGTCCACTAACAGGTTTTAAAAACAAACACAGCCAGGCCCAAAATCACCCTACCAGGCTCCCACCTTAATAATCAGTCTTTATTTTGTTTTGACAGAAGCTTATTAATCTACATAgttaaaaatgaataaatttcAGTGATAAACTAACAAATTAACTCATCAGTGATGACATTTTTGAACAACTCTAAATTGTAACTGAAATTCTTTTTTATTACATATGATTGGTGATTTTCAACTCTTCCTTACCATACAACATTTCACATCTCTTTTTTGTACCAATACACTCCCTTGGTCTCACCTTCATCTTTCTCAACATAAATACACTCTTTCATTTCTCTATACATGGCCTTGAGAATTGGAGTTCCATCATACTGATAGTAGTCTCCCAGCATAGGCTTCATGGCCTCCGTCGCTTCGAGTCCGTGGTAATGTGGGATCATGGAGAAAATATGGTGACAGACATGAGCATTGCACACATTATGGAACACTTTGTTCAAAATTCCATAGTCTCTGTCGACGGTGCAAAGAGCTCCCCTCAACCAATCCCATTCGGTCGAATCGTAGTAAGGCACCGAAGGATGAGTATGGTTAAGAATTGTGATCAATGTGAACCATCCGTTCACAACTAGCAGTGGACCTCCATAAACACAGAAGACCCATGCAAAGCCTTTGAGTAACACGAGACGATATAGGCCATAGATGACAGCAAGAATGGCAACATCAGAAATGATGATCTCTTTGCGTTCGCGTTCAGAGTAAAGAGGGCTATGGGGATCATAATGTGAAGTCCACCTCTCATACTTGTGTCCTGAAACATTGAACATCAGGTACAAAGGGAAACCTATGAGGAGTGTTGTGACCCATACAAGGACACGTCCGGGTGGATTATTGAATATTTTGTAGTAGTTTCGGATGTTGGACTTGAATCTCGGGACATAAACCTCATCATTCTCAAGGGATTGAGTGTTGGCATGATGACGACGGTGGCTAATTTTCCACGAGAAATAAGGAACCAAGAGAGAAGAATGGACAATAAGGCCAACAAGGTCATTGATCCAGCCATAATTGCTAAAGGCATCATGATCACATTCGTGGCCTACGACCCAAGCACCGGTTAGAACACAACCTTGGACAGCAATGTAGACTGCCCAACCCAAGTAATTAAGAGGGTGTGGAAGATATTGGTCTATATAAGTAGTGGCAACATAGTATAAAGCATAGGCCATGAGAAGATCTTGAATGAGGTACCGAAAAGATGTAACAAGAGATTTTTCAAAGCAATGAGCAGGAATGACTTTCTTAAGATCACCTATGGTGAATGGAGGTTTCTCATGAGGAGCGCGTCGAAGGGCTTCTGTTTCGGTCTTCTTGCCATTAGGAGCTGCCATTCTCCCACCTGCACCCATAATGAAGAGGCAAATGACACAGAGAACCTTATGGAGGTATTATTTCTTAAACCCTCCCTTTGCCTTTTGTTGTATGTGTTTGCTCTGAGGTTTCTAACGTTCTGACATATTTATATGGATGTTGTGAAGGCAGAAATAATGTAAACATCACACATGTTCAATGAAACGCCCGCCAGGCGCCAGCCAGCCACTAGAGGACTGGGGAGTCAAGAAATGTGATTAAACAATTGAAGCTGTTTCAGTGTAACTGGTGTGCTGCATTACAAAAACTAAAAGAACTGATGCATTGGTTTCTTTGACATTGGAGGACCAAAATTTTAGTCTTGAATAGCTGCATCACTAGTTTTATATCCAATTCCAATCTATTGAGGTCCTTTCTGGCGGCTATACTTGGGATTTTTATAAATATTGTTCAAGTTCTATATGCAATTACCTATAGGTTACTACTCCTAACAAGCTATTGTTATAACCATTTGTAAGCGAACTGATAATTTTACGGACCAGCCTTTTACTTAATTACTTTTGTTAGCAACTTTGTGTTAAAATTGTTAGTTGTATGCATTTCATTTTTAAGTTTATTTTGACAGTTTAAACTATAGAATAGGGGtcattttctaaattttttttatgtattatgcaattataatgtttttGAGCAATTTCAACAATATCTTTATATGTtcttgagtcaaattttgaataaaatggaGATAAAAATTTTCTCCAACAAGATTCATGTCCCCCTCTATAACATTAGGAGTTTCGAATGCTTCCTCGcttttaggagtgaatatcccctcaactattattattatatttttcttactcgttattttatatttaatgaatgtATATAAATAGggtagtaagtgtacgtttaaaacgaaacaaTTAAACTTAATCTATAGAatgtcgttagtatgtttacaaataaaaaactaaaatttaacattaatgttgaatacagagttcaccaaatcttgaattttattaCTGAATTCACTACTAAATTACAATTAATTTACTCAATTTAAAATGATAAAAAATGCATAGCTGAAAttagaatgacttgcaatcataatatataataatgtaaaatttaatatacaataatgtaaaatttacattattgttaatattaaagttggtattaatgaaaaatattagtttttgaaattcaacgtatgtatgtatcGGAAAATGTtggttttttatttacactattAAGAAAGTaggattaagttatatgtatgtgtgtgttagcatgtaaattattgtatgttatatcacttaataaattatgatagtttcaattatttatatgttaaatatctgattgatgtacatgtataatcattattaacatctagtgagacaattgattacttaaataacatgcatttataattattcaaaaattaaaattttgtaataaataaattgctataatttatatatggtattcacattatcactgacaaacgATCCATATCTATTCTTTACGCAAccgggtatcaatcatggttgtaacataaaaatgaattatatatttttaagactcaTTATTgatatttatgattttttttcaaaaattcgaaagaaaaattgtaattatatcgttatttaaaccgtttttaagtttctttcattacgactctaatatttcttcatataataatttgataacattttatacttttctcctaaaattaaaaattttcagttcgataaagttttataaatatcagttgaactggttaactccttcaaattattgaacaatatatgttttttttttccttaaataatataaaatgtattgaatcaaatactacaatatagtatagctataacttttatttgaataattcaaaatattaaaataattcaaaatatttgtacaatattatcttgatcaatgaatattgttgatctaaaagaattcttttttaAAAGCTAGTTTATTTTAAGTGAAAAATGAAagataaatcgatttaatatatcatcgtagttttaacaaatcttgTGAGATCTCATTCCGAATTTTAAATATTCTTAAAAtcgggacaaatcccaaaaataataatacgTTACCAAttaagttagtaattttaatataaataatcaattgacttgatcatATAAAGACCTCAGACACATTAATTTAtaataacataagatattaaaaaaattcacattattggtaagatattctcgccgagcttgtaatttaaatttattaaacgtacaatgtgacgatgtttttcggttgggtcatgtagtcaaatttcgagtatttttttaACAATGGAATTCGAAGAAAAATTGTAAGTATATTGTTATTTGaaccgtttttaagtttttttcattacgactctaatatttcttcatataataatttgataacattgtatatcattctcctaaaattaaatattttcaattcgataaagttttataaatattagttgaactgattaattccttcaaattattgaactatattttttttctttaaatagtataaaatgtattgaatcaaatgctacaatattgTTTATTTATAACTTTTATtcgaataattcaaaatattaaaatagttcaaaatatttgtacaacattatattgataaattaatatttcttatctaaaataattcttttttaaaagctagttttttaaaagtgaaaactgaaaaataaattgatttaatatatcatcgcaGTTTTAACAAATATTGTGAGATCTCATattaaattttgaatatttttaaaatcgggacaagtccGAAAAATAATAGCGCTAttagtgaagttagtaattttaatacaaataatcaattgattTGATCTATAAAGATCTCAgacacattaatttatattaacataagatattaaaatatttcacattattggtaagatattctcatcgagcttgtaatttaaatttactaaacataaaatgtgacgatgtttttcggccggatcatgtagtcaaatttcgagtagTTTTTTAATAATAGgccaagttctgatttcaaattcgaaataaactaaaatacattgactcattataattcgaacttatctaaatatgtaataccaatatagattatttatatataagcgattttattttcaatatttttttaaaaattatatatgtatattttaattactttttataataaaaaaatatgttaaaaatatgtgagatatatttttaaactaaaaaatgaataataaataagataataatacaTTTATGTACcatgcctaactttatatctgaaattcaattctttaaaattaagtGTACAAATATTTAACTAACTATCCTTTTTTTTTGTGAAATTCAAGTAAGTatctttaaaattaaataaaatattcaattAGCAACAGACGGGGGAAATAACTTGAGTTCGATTCTCATGAACCACatgttttatataaataataaaaatagaggtaatttaatttttttaatgagactttttaatctcatgaaattaTAACTGAAGAGATAAAATGACAATGAAATTTGACTTGGGTGAAGAAGTTGAGCTCAAGGTCTTCTAAGTTGGTAGTTGTATGGACATCTTGTTTCAACAAATCATTTTcttaaaaagaaaaaatatataacATTCTGCATTGATCTCATGTCACATCAAGCAAAAAAGGTAATGTGGCTGGAAAAATTACAAGCTTCTTTTTAAAATTTGAGATGGGCGCAATAGTTCTAATCATCTGATCTCCCAATATACTTGGCAATATTCACTAATCTGCAAGATCACATGCATCCTCTTGGTAAACCTACAACACAGAATCATATGAGTCCCGTGACCCCCCGGAGGTATAACGTAAATTGTAGAGTTCCTCGAACTACATTTCATTTGTATAATGGCGCCACAGCGGAAATGTAATTAACAACTCCCACACTACATATGTGATCCCCTATTTGTTCGAAGCTTTGTGTCACTAGGTTTTGCTTCCCTTGAATGCCGAAAGAGAAAAGAACGACCTTGTTGCTGCAACAAAATTAGTAAAGTAATTAGATTCTAATTACTATGAGCTTAAAGAAAAAGTTACTgtaccaaaaatataaatttcaaaaacaaataaaaatataaattaaccTTTTGATGTTGTCACTGAAGCTGCAATGTTTCCCTCCTGCAGCTTGTTTGCTCTCTCAGTACCAAGATTGTTTACACTAGACTGAGCTGCATGCATACATTAAACATTGTTAAAAGCTTTTTGTTTCCTAAAAAAATTTAATATACAGGATCCGTGTCACAACCACCAATGCGCCAAAGACtcttaacacacacacacacacacacacacacacacacatatatgtaTTATTCACAAGTTTGATAATTTTCTAGGTTTTATTTACATCTAGATGTTAACCACCAATGCATGAACGACGATAATTTTCTAGATTATGTTCACATATCTTGCCAAGAATAACCAGACTCTTAATACAATAATCATGTAACGCTATCTACTACTTGCTATATTTTTTTGGCTATTTTAAACCTGCTACCCAATGTTTATAAACAACATGAAGCATGGTCCTGGACAGAAGGCAAAAGGATTGCCCACCAGACAGCTACTTAGTTACCTGAATATTTCTCAAAGGATTCATATGAATTACTTCTTGGTGGTCCATAGTTTTTTGCATTTAAGGCAGCCTTCCGCAATAGGCTATCAGCACTTTTCTTACTAGTTTTGGATTCCTCAGCTTCATCCTCTCCCTCTGAAAAGCCAGATGGACTGGACCAACCACTTGAAGCATCCAGCTTACTTTTTCGAGCAAACTTTAGGAGCTTTCTTAAACCTTTAGGTGCATCTTTCTGATGAACCATAGTAGGAGGGTTTTCAGCATTACCCCACTCAGTAGTATCACATTCACTGGTCTCCTCGAGCAGCATTTGTGATAGAGAGTGGCGCACCCGCGGACTTGTCACTTTCACTGCTGCAACATTGGCTGCAGTTTCCGTAGATCTATCTTCATACATAATAGAATCGTCCTGGTATTCTTCCATCTCCACCCAGGCTGCAGGGGAGATGACTGATACTTCTTCATCACCAGTTGTAACTGTTGAATCTGCCAAGCTTTGGAAATTGTCATCAAAACAGGCAATAACTTGATTTGAGCTCCCTGTGTCTTCACATTTTTCAATAGTAATGGACTGGCTTTCAGCTTCTTTGTCAGAATGAATTTCCAATCCATGAACAGGATCCTCCAGACATACCGGACTCAAATTGCTGGTAACCAACTCAATCTCCTCAGCTTTGATCACATCTTTCGACTCTTCCAAGGACTCCTCAGGCAGAGACGAGACCTTAGACTTGATGATAGGACTAACACCAGCAGCAATTCTAGACCCTTTACGCAGAAAAGGCTTCGACTCCACTGGCACCACACTGCTCTTCTTAGTGACCTTGTTATATAAACTAGGCTTTGCAGTAGAAGTATGAGCTCCGGAAGGGGTTTGCATTTTTGATTTTGTTATTTTCTCACTTTTTGTTGTCTGCTGCTGCTGCTTCTCATTCATACCCTTGACACTCTTGGTCGATTCTGTCTGCTGCTGCTTCACATTCATTCTTTTGACACCTTTGTTGGAATCAAACAGGGGTTCCTTTACAGTCTTTGGATTTGGCTTTGATTTTTCCATGTTTGGGCTTGACCGCGGTAATGATGACACCGGTTGAGGCTTACCACGTTTAGGTGCAGTACCGGTCAAACTTGTTCCAGCAGGAGTCTTAGCTGGTGAGGTCCCTGCCGTTCTTGGTAAGGGTGTCGATGGCCATGACTTGCGGGTTGCAGGCAGAGAAGCTTTAGATGAAGCTTTCTTCACAACAGCAGGTTTTGAGATTTCCTTTTTGGGTTTTGTCGTCGGTGAAGTTTTTGTGGGTTTTTGCGATGTACTAATAGTATGTCTTCTACTAACATCTTTAGCATTTGTGGAAGCCATTTCAGCTTTTCTTTCTTCAAAAAATTTCTGCATAGTCTTCAATTGTGCTTCTTTCTCTGCACGTTTCCCAGAAACTTCTCCTCTAAGTTTGTCATCTCTCTTTTGCTTGTAGTGATCATAAAATCCACCTCTATTCTCCCCAGGAACATTTTTCTTTTGGTTGTTATCAGAGGCTTTTTTCTGGTACTTACTAGGTTTACTTTCCATCATTGATGCGAGTAACTGATTTAGCTCTGCTTCCTTCTTTTGACTCCATTCTGTCGAGGCAGTAAACTTTCCACTACTTTCCTCTTGCTGGGTTGAAACAGTGTCTGCTGACATGACTGatggatttaacatcattttatCAGATGACTCTGATCCAGAATCTATTACAAGAATATCAACATGAGTTTGACGGCCAGATCTGGAATCAGGCTCCTGTTGTTTATCTTGGGAATCATGTGAAATTTCCGGACCAGCTGTATTATTAGGATTAGTTTGATCAGAACTTTCCGAAGCACTGTCTACAGTGTTCATACGAACAGAACTTCCACTCATACCTGAACTCCATCTTCTTAAAACAGATTTATTTGCAGCAATGGCGGGTGCATTCAACGATGACTTTACCTTTTGAATATCCACAATCTGGTCTTTTTGTTTGTTTTCAAAAAGACTAATTGCAGCTTGCACGCTTATTCTTTGTTTGTTGTCGGACTTTCTCGGGGCTTGCTCCGATCCCTCTTCATCACTATTGGCAGCTTCAATCTGAGAAAGCAATCTTTCTCTACCAGAAAAATGATTGAGACTCTTGATGGTAACTGCACTTGCCCTACGTGATCCAGATCTCCCGATTTGAACCCTTCGCATAGGAGATGCTGATCTTCTCGGGGTCCCAGATCTTACAACAGGACGACTTCTTTCAACAGATGGTTGATCATCCTCACTTGATAAAGAAGATTCCTCTGTTGAGCTTTGTCGTTCAAGCTGAGCAACTTTTGCGGGGGAGACACCGTATTTTACTGGTGTGTCCAAGGGTGATGATCTCGAACTCTGCATATTCCCATTTGTATTTTTTGTTTTTTCATTTTCTGAGTTGTTAGTAAATAGAAACTTCTCGCCATCTGGAATATCGACAACCTGGCCAACTTGGCTTAATTCTATAAATTTCCGCAATGAATTCCTGGAATAATAGTCATGTTAGTCTCACCTCttaagttatctatcgtgattataaGGTTTTGTTAAGTAAATTATAAAAACAACGAATGCTCCAACTCAGAAATGATGAACTCTTAATTTGTAAAATTACCTTATAGGCATGGCTCCGAAATAATGAGAAAATGTTTGCAAGTCGGTAATTTCCTTGGAGGAACACAAGGTTCCAGTAGCTTGGGAGAAAGCTGCAGTTAATTCGTCTCTCAGTGCGGCGAGTCTCAAGTCCATTGCTCGCAACAATTCATTCCTGTCAGCAGTTACCCATTAGATTAGAGGAGCAGCAGCTTTTGCAGTACAATAATAATAAACTACAACTGGTAACATGACATACTTTGATGCATCTGACGACATAAAATCAACTTCAGCCTGTTAGAAAAACATAGATAAGTCAACTGAAAATTGAAAAAGAATAAGCAAGATGctcacaaaattaaaataacaTAAAGGCACGCATAAGGTTAAATGGGAATTTGAAAATTACTTTGGCAGCTCGCGACGTGCCATTCAACCTTCCATCATCTGTTAAAGAAAAGCTATTTAGCATTTTCTAATGTAGCATGGCTGAGAAAGTATAATACctcataaaaataaaaaaagaaaatgtTATTTAAGGACAGTTTCAGAAAGTAAATCTGACTTGTTAAATTTAGAGCTGGTCATATAGCTGAGGCACGCCCAGCTATTTTCAACCACCTTACTCTTTTGAAACCAGGCAAACTGAACAATTTTACTAGGACAGCTTATAAATCCAAGTCTAGCTCACATTCCTCATTCAGTAACGAACAAGTTACACGTCTATAATCTAATTTAGGGAGCTCGAGCATATACTTGAATTATCTTAATGAACAAGTTACACGTCTAATCTAAT carries:
- the LOC141692835 gene encoding uncharacterized protein LOC141692835; translation: MAGGIDPGAQLDYAEFELFSSQNRYEVCICSGKKVETVASGVLEQLLLHSPSVQNLHSKRLNASFKIHFPDANSGAEWFTKSILTRFLRIVGTPDILDISKNFEKEICQLEETRQFQLSMNSHLNRVGSGETDDGRLNGTSRAAKAEVDFMSSDASKNELLRAMDLRLAALRDELTAAFSQATGTLCSSKEITDLQTFSHYFGAMPIRNSLRKFIELSQVGQVVDIPDGEKFLFTNNSENEKTKNTNGNMQSSRSSPLDTPVKYGVSPAKVAQLERQSSTEESSLSSEDDQPSVERSRPVVRSGTPRRSASPMRRVQIGRSGSRRASAVTIKSLNHFSGRERLLSQIEAANSDEEGSEQAPRKSDNKQRISVQAAISLFENKQKDQIVDIQKVKSSLNAPAIAANKSVLRRWSSGMSGSSVRMNTVDSASESSDQTNPNNTAGPEISHDSQDKQQEPDSRSGRQTHVDILVIDSGSESSDKMMLNPSVMSADTVSTQQEESSGKFTASTEWSQKKEAELNQLLASMMESKPSKYQKKASDNNQKKNVPGENRGGFYDHYKQKRDDKLRGEVSGKRAEKEAQLKTMQKFFEERKAEMASTNAKDVSRRHTISTSQKPTKTSPTTKPKKEISKPAVVKKASSKASLPATRKSWPSTPLPRTAGTSPAKTPAGTSLTGTAPKRGKPQPVSSLPRSSPNMEKSKPNPKTVKEPLFDSNKGVKRMNVKQQQTESTKSVKGMNEKQQQQTTKSEKITKSKMQTPSGAHTSTAKPSLYNKVTKKSSVVPVESKPFLRKGSRIAAGVSPIIKSKVSSLPEESLEESKDVIKAEEIELVTSNLSPVCLEDPVHGLEIHSDKEAESQSITIEKCEDTGSSNQVIACFDDNFQSLADSTVTTGDEEVSVISPAAWVEMEEYQDDSIMYEDRSTETAANVAAVKVTSPRVRHSLSQMLLEETSECDTTEWGNAENPPTMVHQKDAPKGLRKLLKFARKSKLDASSGWSSPSGFSEGEDEAEESKTSKKSADSLLRKAALNAKNYGPPRSNSYESFEKYSAQSSVNNLGTERANKLQEGNIAASVTTSKATRSFFSLSAFKGSKT
- the LOC141689242 gene encoding delta(12) fatty acid desaturase FAD2-like translates to MGAGGRMAAPNGKKTETEALRRAPHEKPPFTIGDLKKVIPAHCFEKSLVTSFRYLIQDLLMAYALYYVATTYIDQYLPHPLNYLGWAVYIAVQGCVLTGAWVVGHECDHDAFSNYGWINDLVGLIVHSSLLVPYFSWKISHRRHHANTQSLENDEVYVPRFKSNIRNYYKIFNNPPGRVLVWVTTLLIGFPLYLMFNVSGHKYERWTSHYDPHSPLYSERERKEIIISDVAILAVIYGLYRLVLLKGFAWVFCVYGGPLLVVNGWFTLITILNHTHPSVPYYDSTEWDWLRGALCTVDRDYGILNKVFHNVCNAHVCHHIFSMIPHYHGLEATEAMKPMLGDYYQYDGTPILKAMYREMKECIYVEKDEGETKGVYWYKKEM